In Arthrobacter citreus, a single genomic region encodes these proteins:
- a CDS encoding NAD(P)-dependent oxidoreductase (catalyzes the formation of siroheme from precorrin-2): MTEMVPLLFTLENKRVKIIGGGQIAFRKAKAFLKSGATITIISPQICEELVNLPTIKLMNKYFEKDDIKDAHIVIAATNDKNTNKFIKDCMTDFQWFNDVSDQSNSDFHTPAVVRRGDLVVSVSTSGKSPVLSKKIKKELENYFEDHYSEIVNEYAIERKKPAID, from the coding sequence ATGACTGAAATGGTTCCACTATTATTCACTTTAGAAAATAAAAGGGTAAAGATTATCGGTGGAGGGCAAATTGCTTTTCGAAAGGCAAAAGCATTTTTGAAAAGTGGCGCAACAATTACTATTATAAGTCCTCAAATATGCGAGGAATTAGTAAATTTACCTACTATTAAGCTAATGAATAAGTATTTTGAAAAAGATGACATAAAGGACGCTCATATTGTTATTGCAGCGACAAATGATAAAAACACAAATAAATTTATTAAAGATTGTATGACAGACTTCCAATGGTTTAATGATGTTAGTGATCAAAGTAATAGTGATTTTCATACTCCTGCCGTGGTGCGTAGAGGTGACCTCGTCGTTTCAGTCTCAACATCAGGTAAAAGTCCAGTTCTTTCCAAAAAGATAAAAAAGGAATTAGAAAATTATTTCGAGGATCATTATAGCGAAATTGTAAACGAATATGCGATCGAGCGAAAAAAACCAGCCATTGATTAA
- a CDS encoding acyltransferase family protein — MRIEREKWLDVAKMIGIFLVVYGHSTEGPNSITFIYWFHMPLFFIISGYLFKPVNSVSELKFFIKKLTCRLLVPYCTYLVLFSLYDITTEVLRGTISASNLSNEVISLLIGGRFITGVHGVFWYVTCLFITQILFALICLYFKKNIVRLSIVIACYLIAHFETIKLIPHIGKNTFNQISIPWNMDVALLAIFFLGLGFFAKKFIASISSFIGISCISLSILYMTLYKMNKLDYHLSLKYLRYDHLFLDALIPITMTIAVLFLCQKLAKLQFVQPCTIFGKESLTIMYIHIFANAVISQFFDYGPLLYTVIGLAVPMLTKKFIIESQPTIKPFFIGLNVKRKQNLKVRTA; from the coding sequence TTGTTTATGGTCATTCTACAGAAGGTCCGAATTCTATTACTTTTATTTACTGGTTCCATATGCCCCTATTTTTTATTATTAGTGGCTATTTATTTAAACCAGTTAATTCTGTCAGTGAACTGAAATTTTTTATTAAAAAACTAACTTGTAGATTGCTGGTACCTTATTGTACGTATTTAGTACTATTTAGCTTATATGACATTACAACAGAGGTGCTTAGAGGTACGATTAGTGCTTCAAACTTATCAAATGAAGTCATTTCATTATTAATCGGTGGTAGATTTATTACAGGAGTGCATGGCGTATTCTGGTATGTAACATGTTTATTTATTACACAAATACTGTTTGCGTTAATCTGTTTATATTTTAAAAAGAATATTGTTCGCCTTTCCATTGTGATCGCTTGCTATTTAATTGCGCATTTTGAAACAATTAAATTAATTCCACATATCGGTAAAAACACCTTTAATCAAATTTCGATTCCATGGAATATGGATGTGGCTTTACTAGCGATATTCTTTTTAGGACTAGGTTTCTTTGCAAAAAAATTTATTGCATCTATTTCTAGCTTCATTGGTATTTCATGTATCTCGCTAAGCATTTTATATATGACATTATATAAAATGAATAAATTAGACTATCATTTAAGTCTTAAATATTTAAGATACGATCATTTATTTTTAGATGCGTTAATTCCAATTACGATGACCATTGCAGTGTTATTTTTATGCCAAAAGCTCGCGAAGCTACAATTCGTACAACCATGCACAATCTTTGGTAAAGAATCACTAACAATTATGTACATCCATATTTTTGCGAATGCTGTTATTTCACAGTTTTTCGATTATGGTCCGTTATTGTACACAGTCATTGGTTTAGCCGTTCCTATGTTGACTAAGAAATTTATTATTGAATCTCAGCCTACGATAAAGCCGTTCTTTATTGGTTTAAATGTAAAGCGTAAGCAAAATTTAAAAGTAAGAACAGCATAA
- a CDS encoding class I SAM-dependent rRNA methyltransferase, with translation MDREMIIKIKQKFVKDYKAGYPLISKESIVNNKDLINEGALIKLVDERNGFIGKGYYGKQNKGVGWILSLNEHEKISPRFFEDKIKQAINGRQPFYNSSDTTAFRVFNGEGDGIGGFTIDFFDGYYLISWYSEGIFQFKDWVIQAIKNTVEFKGIYQKKRFDTKGQYIEEDDFVMGERGQFPILVKENGVNFAIYLNDGAMVGVFLDQREVRKLIRDKYAYEKTVLNTFSYTGAFSVFAAAGGASKTTSVDLANRSLEKTKEQFQINKIDPATQSIIVEDVFHYFKYAVKKNLLFDMVILDPPSFARSKKHTFSAEKDYKNLLKEAIAITEIDGVIVASTNCSTFGMKKFKGFIDTAFKEMDGQYKLMEEFSLPSDFQINKQFKEGNYLKVVFIRKIK, from the coding sequence ATGGATAGAGAAATGATTATAAAAATTAAACAAAAATTTGTAAAAGACTATAAAGCTGGGTATCCATTAATTTCAAAAGAATCGATAGTGAATAATAAAGACTTAATAAATGAAGGAGCACTTATTAAACTAGTGGATGAACGTAATGGCTTTATTGGAAAGGGCTATTACGGAAAGCAAAATAAGGGAGTCGGTTGGATTCTTAGCCTGAACGAACATGAAAAGATCAGTCCGAGGTTCTTTGAAGATAAAATTAAACAAGCAATTAATGGACGCCAACCATTTTATAACAGCTCTGATACAACAGCCTTTAGGGTATTTAACGGAGAAGGTGATGGAATTGGTGGCTTCACGATTGATTTTTTTGACGGATATTATTTAATTAGTTGGTATAGCGAAGGAATCTTTCAGTTCAAAGATTGGGTTATACAAGCAATAAAAAATACTGTCGAATTTAAAGGCATTTATCAGAAAAAGCGTTTCGACACAAAGGGTCAGTACATTGAAGAAGACGACTTTGTAATGGGTGAAAGAGGTCAATTTCCTATTTTAGTAAAGGAAAATGGAGTTAATTTTGCAATTTATTTAAATGACGGAGCGATGGTAGGTGTATTTTTAGATCAACGAGAAGTTAGAAAACTAATTCGCGATAAATATGCTTACGAGAAAACAGTTTTAAATACTTTTTCTTATACTGGCGCATTCTCTGTCTTTGCAGCAGCTGGAGGAGCAAGTAAAACAACCAGCGTTGACTTAGCAAATCGAAGCTTAGAAAAAACAAAAGAACAATTTCAAATTAATAAAATTGATCCTGCTACCCAAAGCATAATCGTTGAGGATGTTTTTCATTACTTTAAATACGCAGTTAAAAAGAATCTTTTATTCGACATGGTTATACTAGATCCACCAAGCTTTGCAAGATCTAAAAAACACACATTTAGTGCCGAAAAGGATTATAAAAATCTGTTGAAAGAAGCAATTGCAATCACCGAAATTGACGGTGTAATTGTTGCATCGACGAATTGTAGCACTTTTGGAATGAAAAAATTTAAAGGCTTTATTGACACAGCGTTTAAAGAAATGGACGGACAATATAAATTAATGGAAGAATTCAGCCTTCCATCTGATTTTCAAATAAATAAACAGTTTAAAGAAGGCAACTATTTAAAGGTTGTATTTATTCGTAAAATTAAGTAA
- the pepT gene encoding peptidase T → MKNELINRLTSYAKIDTQSNASSETCPSTPGQLTLGRMLVEELNKVGLVDVTMDDNGYVMATLPANSDKEIPTIGFLAHLDTATDFTGKNVNPQLVENYDGKDIVLNESLNVVLSPSHSPELSKYIGHTLMTTDGTTLLGADNKAGIAEIMTAMEYLVQHPEIKHGKIRVAFTPDEEIGRGPHKFDVKAFDAKYAYTMDGGPLGELQYESFNAAGAMITVKGKNVHPGTAKNKMINSMKIAMEINNLLPVEEAPESTEGYEGFYHLVSIEGDVELTKMHYIIRDHDKEKFANRKETLTNIVSQLKETHGENSITLELKDQYYNMGEKILPVKEVVDIAYEAMTNLEIKPIVEPIRGGTDGSQLSYMGLPTPNIFTGGENYHGKFEYISIDNMITATSVMIEVIKLYEQKAKN, encoded by the coding sequence ATGAAAAATGAGTTAATTAACCGCTTAACTAGTTATGCAAAAATTGATACACAATCGAACGCTAGTAGTGAAACATGCCCTTCTACACCGGGTCAACTTACATTAGGTCGTATGCTAGTTGAAGAATTAAACAAAGTTGGATTAGTTGACGTAACGATGGATGACAACGGATATGTAATGGCTACACTTCCGGCAAATTCCGACAAAGAAATTCCGACAATTGGATTTTTAGCACATTTAGACACAGCGACAGATTTTACAGGAAAAAATGTAAATCCTCAGCTAGTTGAAAATTATGACGGAAAAGATATTGTTTTAAATGAAAGTTTAAATGTTGTATTATCTCCAAGTCATTCACCAGAGTTAAGTAAATATATCGGTCATACATTAATGACAACTGATGGAACGACGTTATTAGGTGCAGATAATAAGGCTGGTATTGCTGAAATTATGACTGCAATGGAATATTTAGTTCAACACCCAGAAATCAAGCACGGTAAGATTAGAGTAGCTTTCACGCCAGATGAAGAGATTGGCAGAGGCCCACATAAATTTGATGTAAAAGCGTTTGACGCTAAATATGCTTATACAATGGATGGTGGTCCACTTGGCGAACTTCAATATGAGAGCTTTAATGCAGCGGGTGCAATGATTACAGTTAAAGGTAAAAATGTACACCCAGGTACTGCTAAAAATAAAATGATCAATTCTATGAAAATTGCCATGGAAATAAATAATTTATTACCTGTTGAAGAAGCGCCAGAATCAACTGAAGGATACGAAGGCTTTTATCATCTAGTATCAATTGAAGGTGATGTAGAATTAACAAAAATGCATTACATAATAAGAGACCACGACAAAGAAAAATTTGCTAACCGAAAAGAGACATTAACGAATATTGTAAGTCAATTAAAGGAAACGCATGGTGAAAATAGTATTACTTTAGAATTAAAAGACCAGTATTATAACATGGGAGAGAAAATCTTACCTGTTAAAGAGGTAGTTGATATCGCATATGAGGCGATGACGAACTTAGAAATTAAACCGATTGTAGAACCCATTCGCGGCGGTACAGATGGATCACAGCTTTCATATATGGGCTTACCTACTCCGAATATTTTTACAGGAGGAGAAAACTACCACGGTAAATTTGAATACATCTCAATCGACAATATGATTACAGCAACGAGTGTAATGATCGAAGTGATCAAATTATATGAGCAAAAGGCAAAAAATTAA
- the treR gene encoding trehalose operon repressor, with product MNAKYISIYHKLVEQIEKGVFSVGSKIPSEKSLMEQFDVSRDTIRKSLQMLEQNGYINKVKGKGSFILDTTKLNFPVSGLISFKELSNQIGREAETIVEILEKKRPSKFIREQLEIDDKTAIWKVVRARKIDGKKIILDKEYYNSKYVEKLSKSICEGSIFDYIENTLQLNIGFAKKEIVVQACTEDDQKYLDLDGYDMVAVVNTFVYLDDGSLLQYGQSRHRPDKFKFVDFARRIQQVNE from the coding sequence ATGAACGCAAAGTATATTTCGATCTACCATAAGTTAGTTGAGCAGATCGAAAAAGGTGTTTTTTCTGTTGGGAGTAAAATACCTTCAGAAAAGTCTTTAATGGAGCAATTCGACGTTTCTAGAGATACAATTAGAAAATCATTACAAATGCTTGAACAAAATGGATATATAAATAAAGTCAAAGGTAAAGGTTCGTTTATTTTAGACACAACAAAACTAAATTTTCCGGTATCCGGTTTAATTAGCTTTAAAGAGTTGTCAAATCAAATTGGCAGAGAAGCAGAAACAATTGTCGAAATCCTCGAAAAGAAAAGACCTAGTAAATTTATAAGAGAACAACTAGAAATCGATGATAAAACGGCGATTTGGAAAGTAGTTAGAGCTAGAAAAATCGATGGAAAGAAAATTATTTTAGACAAAGAATATTATAATAGTAAATATGTCGAAAAACTTTCAAAGTCAATCTGCGAAGGATCAATTTTTGATTATATAGAAAACACATTACAGCTAAATATTGGTTTTGCAAAAAAAGAAATTGTAGTACAGGCTTGTACTGAAGACGATCAAAAATATTTAGACTTAGATGGCTACGACATGGTAGCAGTAGTAAATACTTTTGTATATTTAGACGACGGTTCACTATTACAATACGGTCAATCTAGACATCGACCTGATAAATTCAAATTTGTCGATTTTGCAAGAAGAATTCAGCAAGTTAATGAATGA
- the treC gene encoding alpha,alpha-phosphotrehalase, with product MKDFKNSVVYQIYPKSFYDSNGDGIGDLKGVTKKLDYLNELGVDYIWLTPFYVSPQNDNGYDVADYRNIDPTYGTMEDFEELVSAAKSHDIEIMLDMVFNHTSSEHEWFKKALSGDEKYKNYYLFKEDKDGKEPTNWISKFGGSTWEKVENSNDYYLHLFDKSQPDLNWANVEVQNELFDIVNFWVDKGVKGFRLDVINLISKPDVFIDDETGDGRKFYTDGPRIHEYLKKLNMETFGKREDIITVGEMSSTSIEHCIQYSNPSEKELSMVFSFHHLKIDYKDGQKWSLMDFDFIALKSILDQWQKGMQSGNGWNALFWCNHDQPRIVSRIGNDGKYHKESAKMLATSMHLLRGTPYIYQGEEIGMPNPNFDQIEDYRDVESLNYYKILKESGVSEIEILAILKSKSRDNSRTPMQWNNSEHAGFTMGTPWISTGESYGQINVEKALKDEESVFHHYKKLINLRKELEIISSGTYDAILIEHEQIFAYTRTLNNQMLLVVNNFYDEDTVFKLPENLDIKGYDRRILISNYSDSSQNIEEFTLRPYESVCYHLEKNVGI from the coding sequence ATGAAGGATTTTAAGAATAGCGTCGTATACCAAATTTATCCCAAGTCTTTTTATGATTCGAATGGTGATGGCATTGGAGACTTAAAAGGAGTTACCAAAAAGCTTGATTATCTAAATGAATTAGGTGTTGACTACATTTGGCTAACCCCGTTTTATGTATCTCCTCAAAACGATAATGGTTACGATGTAGCAGATTATCGAAATATAGATCCTACATATGGAACGATGGAAGATTTTGAAGAATTAGTAAGTGCTGCAAAAAGTCATGATATTGAAATCATGTTAGATATGGTTTTTAATCATACATCATCAGAGCATGAGTGGTTTAAGAAAGCACTTAGTGGAGATGAAAAATACAAAAATTATTATCTATTTAAGGAAGATAAGGATGGAAAGGAACCGACAAATTGGATTTCAAAATTTGGTGGTTCAACTTGGGAAAAGGTAGAGAACTCTAATGATTACTATCTTCATTTATTCGATAAGTCGCAACCGGATTTGAACTGGGCGAATGTAGAAGTACAAAATGAACTATTCGATATCGTAAATTTCTGGGTTGATAAAGGCGTGAAAGGATTTCGTTTAGATGTTATTAATCTTATTTCTAAGCCGGACGTCTTTATTGATGATGAGACGGGCGATGGTAGAAAGTTCTACACAGATGGACCTAGAATCCATGAATACTTAAAAAAACTCAATATGGAGACATTTGGCAAGCGAGAGGATATTATTACTGTTGGTGAAATGTCTTCAACTTCAATTGAACATTGTATTCAGTACTCGAATCCATCCGAGAAAGAGTTATCAATGGTGTTTAGTTTCCATCATTTAAAGATTGACTATAAGGATGGACAAAAATGGTCTTTAATGGATTTTGATTTTATAGCACTTAAATCAATTTTGGATCAATGGCAAAAAGGGATGCAATCAGGAAATGGCTGGAATGCATTATTTTGGTGTAATCATGACCAACCTCGTATTGTTTCTCGAATTGGAAATGACGGGAAGTATCATAAGGAATCAGCGAAAATGCTAGCTACTTCTATGCATTTATTAAGAGGGACTCCATATATTTACCAGGGTGAAGAAATAGGAATGCCTAACCCTAATTTCGATCAGATTGAAGACTATCGTGATGTTGAAAGCTTGAACTATTATAAAATATTAAAAGAATCTGGAGTATCTGAAATCGAAATACTAGCTATTTTAAAAAGTAAATCACGAGACAATTCTCGTACTCCAATGCAATGGAATAACTCAGAGCATGCCGGTTTCACAATGGGAACACCTTGGATTTCGACAGGGGAGAGTTACGGGCAAATAAATGTCGAAAAAGCTCTCAAAGACGAAGAATCGGTGTTTCATCACTATAAAAAACTAATCAATTTAAGAAAAGAACTCGAAATTATTTCGTCTGGAACTTATGATGCAATACTAATTGAACATGAACAAATCTTTGCATACACTCGTACACTTAATAATCAAATGCTATTAGTAGTAAATAATTTTTATGACGAGGATACGGTGTTTAAGTTGCCTGAAAATCTTGATATTAAAGGATATGATAGGAGAATATTAATTTCCAATTATAGCGACTCCAGTCAGAATATTGAAGAATTTACTTTGCGACCTTATGAGTCTGTTTGTTATCATCTTGAGAAAAATGTTGGAATATAA
- a CDS encoding lysoplasmalogenase translates to MLKKYLPILTLLFGILYIFFIPSEPVSIKILFKLIPMVLIIFYALSQNPHHSSKYRTLILLGLIFCMIGDGTLIWFVIGLSAFLIGHLFYATGFISGWKFSIYRMLSIIPIAIYAFILCSNLVNSLNDSGQDTLVIPVIAYSVAISMMVFTAIMTGNKWAIFGSLLFIISDSILSWDLFVESVKYGHELIMITYYTAQFLIAKSILNRK, encoded by the coding sequence ATTTTGAAGAAGTATTTGCCTATACTGACTTTGCTATTTGGTATTCTTTATATCTTTTTTATACCTTCAGAGCCTGTAAGCATAAAAATCTTATTTAAGTTAATTCCAATGGTGTTGATTATTTTCTATGCTTTATCACAAAACCCTCATCACTCATCTAAATATCGTACCCTCATACTTTTAGGACTTATTTTTTGTATGATTGGTGATGGAACGCTAATATGGTTTGTGATTGGCTTAAGTGCTTTTCTAATTGGACATTTGTTTTATGCAACTGGTTTTATTTCAGGATGGAAATTTTCAATTTACCGTATGTTATCGATCATTCCGATTGCAATTTATGCGTTTATTCTATGTTCAAATTTAGTAAATTCATTAAATGACAGCGGACAAGATACGTTAGTTATTCCTGTTATTGCCTATTCAGTAGCAATTTCAATGATGGTATTTACAGCCATAATGACTGGTAATAAATGGGCTATTTTTGGAAGCTTATTATTCATCATTTCCGATTCGATTTTATCGTGGGACTTATTTGTAGAAAGCGTTAAGTATGGTCATGAGTTAATTATGATTACTTATTACACTGCACAGTTTTTAATTGCTAAAAGCATTTTAAATAGGAAGTGA
- a CDS encoding PTS glucose transporter subunit IIA → MFGLEEEQQDGTTQASAPAAKQVAIKAPLTGEVHPLSDVPDPVFAEKMMGDGFAITPSEGVVVAPFDGEIVQVFHTKHAIGIRSKDGVEILIHVGLETVKLNGEGFDAHVTEGQNVNAGDHLLTFNIDYIKENAKSTITPVIFTNGDVLENINITASGSVQKGTDAAVVTLK, encoded by the coding sequence ATGTTCGGTTTAGAGGAAGAACAGCAAGACGGTACTACTCAAGCATCTGCTCCTGCAGCTAAACAAGTTGCAATTAAAGCGCCATTAACTGGAGAAGTACACCCACTATCTGATGTACCAGATCCGGTATTTGCTGAAAAAATGATGGGTGATGGGTTCGCTATTACACCTTCAGAAGGTGTTGTTGTTGCTCCTTTTGACGGAGAAATTGTACAAGTATTCCATACAAAACATGCGATTGGAATTCGTTCAAAAGATGGCGTAGAGATTTTAATTCATGTTGGATTAGAGACAGTTAAACTTAACGGTGAAGGTTTCGACGCACATGTAACTGAAGGACAAAATGTTAATGCTGGAGATCACCTATTAACATTCAACATTGATTACATAAAAGAAAACGCAAAGAGTACAATTACTCCGGTGATCTTTACAAATGGAGATGTACTAGAAAATATTAATATTACAGCTTCAGGCTCAGTTCAAAAAGGTACTGATGCAGCTGTTGTTACTTTAAAATAA
- a CDS encoding DNA topoisomerase III: MSKIVVLAEKPSVARDIAKVLGCNQKGNGFLEGKKYIVTWALGHLVTLADPEGYDNKYKSWNLEDLPMIPDKLKLVVIKKTGKQFQAVKTQLLRKDVSEIIIATDAGREGELVARWILQMAKVNKPIKRLWISSATDKAVKKGFENLRSGKEYENLYLSAVARAEADWIVGINATRALTCRHNAQLSCGRVQTPTLSMILEREKEIREFKQQTYYGLQVVANNVVFTWQDRKSNLSRINTSEELQKIVGAIKGKRLKIREVSTAEKKSFAPQLYDLTELQREANKRFNFSPKETLSIMQKLYEQHKIVTYPRTDSRYLSSDLVDTLKERLLACNIKPYGKIIMKLTNQPVKANKSFVDDNKVTDHHAIIPTEQAPIISELSSKEIKIYELIVRRFLAVLLPPYVYEQEKVVAEIDNEVFVAKGKRVISLGWKEVFKDEEENDSTEDQRLPIINENENFQVTKVTETKGYTKPPAYFNEATLLSAMENPVQYMSGNSNDLKKTIGETGGLGTVATRADIIEKLFSSFLIEKKGKDIFITNKGKQLLNLVPEALKSPALTAKWEQKLQAISKGNLAKSTFMNEMIKFSSDAVREIKQTEQKFKHDNMTSTKCPECGKLMLEVNGKRGKMLVCQDRECGHRKTISQSTNARCPKCFKRLELRGEGEGQIFACSCGHREKLTNFKERRSKEKNSKVSKRDVQKYLNKQNKQEDEPFNNPFAEALAKLKKQ; the protein is encoded by the coding sequence ATGAGTAAAATTGTAGTATTAGCAGAAAAACCTTCAGTCGCTAGAGATATAGCGAAAGTGCTGGGTTGCAATCAAAAGGGTAACGGTTTTTTAGAAGGAAAAAAATATATTGTAACCTGGGCATTAGGACATCTTGTAACTTTAGCTGATCCAGAAGGTTATGATAATAAGTATAAATCATGGAATTTAGAAGATTTACCGATGATTCCAGATAAATTAAAGCTAGTTGTTATTAAAAAGACTGGCAAGCAATTCCAAGCTGTTAAGACACAATTATTAAGAAAAGATGTTTCAGAAATTATTATTGCAACGGATGCAGGTAGAGAAGGTGAGCTTGTTGCTAGATGGATCCTTCAAATGGCGAAGGTGAACAAACCTATTAAAAGGTTATGGATTTCCTCTGCAACAGATAAGGCTGTAAAAAAAGGCTTTGAAAACTTACGTAGCGGTAAGGAATATGAAAATTTATATCTTTCTGCTGTGGCAAGAGCCGAGGCAGACTGGATTGTGGGAATTAATGCGACAAGAGCACTTACTTGTAGGCATAATGCTCAACTTTCATGTGGTAGAGTTCAAACTCCAACATTGTCGATGATTTTAGAGCGTGAAAAAGAAATAAGAGAGTTTAAACAACAAACTTATTATGGGCTTCAAGTAGTAGCAAATAATGTAGTTTTCACGTGGCAGGATCGTAAATCGAATCTTTCAAGAATTAATACATCCGAAGAATTACAAAAAATTGTTGGAGCTATAAAAGGAAAGCGATTGAAGATTAGAGAAGTTTCAACAGCTGAAAAGAAATCATTTGCTCCACAGCTTTATGATTTAACAGAGCTTCAAAGAGAGGCTAATAAAAGATTCAATTTTTCACCTAAAGAAACTTTATCGATTATGCAAAAGCTTTATGAGCAGCATAAAATTGTTACGTATCCACGAACTGATTCTAGATATTTATCATCGGACTTAGTTGATACATTAAAGGAACGATTATTAGCGTGTAACATTAAACCTTATGGCAAAATCATTATGAAGCTAACAAATCAACCGGTTAAAGCTAATAAATCATTTGTCGATGATAATAAGGTAACGGATCACCATGCGATTATACCGACAGAACAGGCACCAATCATTAGTGAACTTTCTTCAAAAGAAATTAAAATATATGAATTAATCGTTAGAAGATTTTTAGCAGTGCTACTACCTCCTTACGTATACGAACAAGAAAAGGTTGTCGCAGAAATTGATAATGAGGTATTTGTTGCTAAAGGAAAAAGGGTTATCTCTCTAGGGTGGAAAGAAGTCTTTAAAGACGAAGAAGAAAATGATAGTACGGAAGATCAAAGGCTGCCAATCATTAATGAAAATGAAAATTTCCAGGTTACAAAAGTAACTGAGACAAAAGGATACACGAAGCCGCCGGCATATTTTAATGAAGCCACGCTTTTAAGTGCGATGGAAAACCCAGTACAGTATATGTCTGGAAATAGTAATGATTTGAAGAAAACGATTGGTGAGACGGGCGGTTTAGGAACCGTTGCGACAAGAGCGGATATCATTGAAAAACTTTTCAGTAGCTTTTTAATTGAAAAAAAGGGAAAAGATATTTTCATAACAAATAAGGGAAAACAGTTATTAAACCTTGTGCCGGAAGCTTTGAAATCACCAGCTTTAACGGCTAAGTGGGAGCAAAAGCTTCAAGCTATTTCTAAAGGGAATTTAGCTAAGTCTACATTTATGAATGAAATGATTAAATTTTCTTCAGATGCAGTTCGAGAAATAAAACAAACTGAACAAAAGTTTAAGCATGATAATATGACGAGTACTAAATGTCCTGAATGTGGAAAACTGATGCTTGAGGTAAACGGTAAACGAGGAAAAATGTTAGTTTGTCAGGACAGAGAATGTGGTCATCGTAAAACAATCTCACAGTCTACAAATGCTAGATGCCCTAAATGCTTCAAGCGCTTAGAGCTTAGAGGCGAGGGAGAAGGTCAAATTTTTGCATGTTCATGTGGGCATAGAGAAAAACTTACTAATTTTAAAGAGAGACGCTCGAAAGAAAAAAATAGTAAAGTTTCTAAACGTGATGTTCAAAAATATTTAAATAAACAAAACAAGCAAGAAGATGAGCCATTTAATAATCCATTTGCAGAAGCATTAGCAAAGCTTAAAAAACAGTAA
- a CDS encoding L,D-transpeptidase family protein, which produces MAKQKANSVLQVVAIDKSKNQSKPVSIRVLDRTAPSAPTIQTVKENATVISGKTEASASVKLYLKNKYVAKTTASKSGSYTFKVSKLKAFTPIKVQAVDAAGNQSKTSYTEAKSSKPLSSGQLVIVNTMTNKLSYYNKGKLVKTFSVATGKASSPTPTGKFKILNKIKNRPWYKENIPGGAPNNPLGKRWMGLSMGSSPGNSYGIHGNANESSIGKSVSHGCIRMHNSEVEWLFDQLNVGTTVIIANTSNSNGQIAHSYGMAIF; this is translated from the coding sequence ATGGCTAAGCAAAAAGCGAATTCGGTCCTTCAAGTTGTTGCGATTGATAAGAGTAAAAATCAAAGTAAACCTGTTTCAATTCGCGTGTTAGATCGCACTGCACCTTCTGCTCCTACCATTCAAACGGTAAAAGAAAACGCTACTGTAATTAGTGGAAAAACAGAAGCAAGTGCTTCCGTTAAATTGTATTTGAAGAATAAATACGTAGCTAAAACAACCGCATCTAAGTCCGGTAGTTATACATTTAAAGTTAGTAAATTAAAAGCCTTTACTCCTATTAAAGTACAAGCTGTCGATGCAGCTGGAAACCAAAGTAAAACTTCGTATACCGAAGCTAAAAGCTCTAAACCACTTTCAAGTGGGCAACTAGTTATTGTTAATACAATGACAAATAAACTATCTTATTACAATAAAGGAAAACTAGTAAAAACATTTAGTGTAGCAACGGGAAAAGCATCCTCCCCTACACCTACTGGAAAGTTTAAAATCTTAAATAAAATTAAAAATAGACCTTGGTATAAGGAAAATATCCCTGGAGGAGCTCCAAATAATCCGCTAGGTAAAAGATGGATGGGCTTAAGTATGGGAAGCTCCCCTGGGAACTCTTACGGGATTCACGGAAATGCTAACGAGAGTTCAATTGGAAAATCAGTTAGTCACGGTTGTATCCGAATGCACAATAGTGAAGTTGAATGGTTATTCGATCAATTAAACGTTGGAACAACTGTTATTATTGCAAATACTTCGAATTCAAATGGGCAAATAGCTCACTCATATGGTATGGCCATCTTTTAA